TGCCGGCCACGCCGGCGCCGATACGGGCCCGGTGCAGGCCGCGCACGACCACCGCGAGCTGGCCGTTGGGCAGCTCGCCGGCGTTCTCGATCTTGGCCACGGTGCCGACGGTGGCGTAGCGGCCGTCGACCTTGGGGACCAGCAGCAGGTGGCCGCCGGTGTCGCCGGCGGCGCTGGAGGCCGAGCGGGACTCGGGCGTCTCCAGGGTGGCGGTCACGACCATGCCGGGCAGCACGACCCCGCTGGTCAGGGGCAGGAGCGGCAGGGTCTCCGTCGAGAGCTCAGGCATTCATTCTCCAGGTCAAAGGGGTGCGACACCTTGATCAACAGCCGGCGCCGACCCCACATTCCTAGAGCACGAAAACCGTTGAGGTGTTCAGGTGACGTTGACCGTCCCGGTCATCGACCCGTGGAACTTGCAGCGGAACTCGTACTCGCCGGCCGCGGGCGCGGTGAAGGTCGCGGTGGCGTCCTCGCCGCCGGCGACGACCTCGTCGACCGAGGCCTCGTCGAAGGTGAAGCTGTGCTGGGCCGTGTCCTCGTTGGTCACCTCGACGCTGACCTGGGCCCCGGCCGTCATGTCCAGGCTGGTCTTGTCCCAGGCGAAGCCGGAGGCGACGAGCTGGAGCTCGTTCTCGCCGCCCCCGCCGGCGGCGGCGGTGGTGGTGGGCTCGCCGGTGGTCTCGGGGGCGGCGGTGGTCGCGCTCGCGCTCCCGCCGTCGTCGTCGCCGCCGCAGCCGGCGGCGGTCAGGGCCAGCACCCCGACCAGCACCCCGAGGACCAACCCGCCACGTGCTCGCATCCGGACCTCCTGGAATCGAAGTGGCCGCGAACGCGGCCGTCAGCAGCCTAACCCTGGCCG
This DNA window, taken from Actinomycetota bacterium, encodes the following:
- a CDS encoding cupredoxin domain-containing protein, producing the protein MRARGGLVLGVLVGVLALTAAGCGGDDDGGSASATTAAPETTGEPTTTAAAGGGGENELQLVASGFAWDKTSLDMTAGAQVSVEVTNEDTAQHSFTFDEASVDEVVAGGEDATATFTAPAAGEYEFRCKFHGSMTGTVNVT